Below is a window of Microbacterium croceum DNA.
AACACCCGCGTCTCCATCGCCAAGGCGCTGCGTGCGCTCCGCGGCAAGCGCTCCTCGCTGCCCCCGAAGAAGCACGGGAACATCCCACTGTGAGCGCGCCCCTCGACGAGCAGCCCCCGGCGCTCCAGATCACGCGCGGCAGCGCCACCGAAGAGGAGCTCGCTGCCCTCATCGCGGTCGTCACCGACGCGTACTCGCACGAGACGGAGGACGCGGTGGCCGAGGAGCCGCGCGTC
It encodes the following:
- a CDS encoding acyl-CoA carboxylase subunit epsilon — its product is MSAPLDEQPPALQITRGSATEEELAALIAVVTDAYSHETEDAVAEEPRVSAWTRTQRSLRTPLRRDIPWGRFSG